A single window of Colletes latitarsis isolate SP2378_abdomen chromosome 11, iyColLati1, whole genome shotgun sequence DNA harbors:
- the Pat1 gene encoding protein interacting with APP tail-1 isoform X1 — MAEEIKPWLFSPKTLYELSVSTIVSVSAIDKFLNLKCFSDLPKNVTFDLYYQLYKGKRLCLLGVELSNLDTFSKMMTVTSRRVNLLECFQGLIDHGIRIGEELTIRYCLLCADVSENPAVQEETINLGLRLGEFLSDAGWYMESKQVLLDCRQLCLANNTTPENWCQTLECCRRLLHVQAAYSAFEYATDTQLLALEMVNRLREAKFNDYNYAALYVEFSLLHYMKGEYDQDYRWSVAALKQLKPTLPARVTIDALRQAAKSCVIKREFQKASLLIRQALYLARQVFHTDHPVYSNVLTDYGYYLLNFDSVGNSVAMYKKALDIRKPIFGKTNLHIALAHEDLAYALYVYEYNSGKFSQASYHAGKAIDLMDKLLHRDHLLLASARRVQALIFEEVALNIASIPFSEHNLLFEAENLHIFALELAKKTFGERNVQTAKHYGNLGRLYQSMRKFEVAEEMHIKAIRIKEELLGPDDYEVGLSVGHLASLYNFHMNRYRDAEKLYYRSIAISLKLFSKSYSGLEYDYRGLLHLYTKLDNYDKVVEYETALNNWKVLRYEHQSKDPPIDLERRPQPIEDVIDTFFSM, encoded by the exons ATGGCCGAAGAAATCAAGCCATGGCTGTTCTCACCGAAAACCCTCTACGAACTGAGCGTGTCCACGATAGTCAGCGTGTCCGCGATCGACAAGTTTCTGAACTTGAAGTGTTTCTCCGATCTACCGAAGAACGTGACGTTCGATCTCTATTATCAG TTGTACAAAGGAAAAAGACTATGTTTATTGGGAGTGGAACTCAGCAATCTGGACACTTTCTCCAAGATGATGACGGTCACCAGTCGCCGTGTCAATTTATTAGAGTGTTTCCAA GGTCTCATAGATCATGGAATACGAATCGGAGAGGAGTTAACCATCAGATATTGCTTACTTTGCGCGGACGTTTCTGAAAATCCGGCCGTTCAGGAGGaaacaataaatcttggtttaagACTCGGTGAATTTTTGAGCGACGCCGGCTGGTATATGGAAAGCAAACAGGTCTTGTTAGACTGTCGACAATTATGCCTCGCGAATAACACCACGCCGGAAAATTGGTGTCAAACATTAGAGTGCTGTCGTAG ACTGTTGCACGTGCAAGCGGCATATTCTGCGTTCGAATACGCGACGGACACGCAGTTGCTCGCTTTGGAAATGGTAAATAGACTAAGAGAAGCAAAATTCAATGACTACAACTATGCAGCATTGTACGTTGAGTTCAGCCTCCTCCACTACATGAAAGGCGAATATGATCAGGATTACAG GTGGAGCGTGGCAGCGTTAAAACAATTGAAACCCACACTGCCTGCGCGCGTTACTATCGATGCTTTAAGACAAGCTGCAAAATCATGCGTGATTAAACGTGAATTTCAAAAAGCCAGCCTGTTGATCAGGCAGGCGCTATATCTCGCTAGACAAGTATTTCATACGGATCATCCGGTGTACAGTAACGTTCTTACAGATTATGGATATTATTTGTTAAATTTCGATAGCGTCGGCAACAGTGTAGCTATGTACAAG AAAGCACTAGACATTAGGAAACCAATATTCGGCAAAACAAATTTACATATTGCATTGGCTCACGAGGATCTAGCTTACGCCCTTTACGTATACGAGTATAATTCTGGTAAATTTTCGCAAGCAAG TTATCATGCTGGGAAAGCAATAGACTTAATGGACAAACTTTTACATCGAGATCATTTGTTGTTAGCAAGTGCAAGAAGAGTGCAAGCATTAATTTTCGAGGAAGTAGCGTTAAACATTGCGTCGATACCGTTTTCAGAACATAATTTATTATTCGAGGCTGAAAACCTTCACATTTTTGCTTTGGAATTAGCGAAAAAAACGTTCGGCGAGAGGAACGTGCAAACCGCAAAGCATTACGGAAATTTGGGACGTTTGTATCAGAGTATGAGGAAATTTGAG GTTGCTGAAGAAATGCATATTAAAGCTATACGAATTAAAGAGGAACTGTTAGGGCCAGACGATTACGAAGTTGGTCTGAGCGTAGGACATTTAGCATCGTTATATAATTTTCATATGAATCGATACAGAGATGCCGAGAAGCTATATTATCGGAGCATCGCGATCA GTTTAAAGTTGTTCAGTAAAAGCTACAGTGGTTTAGAATACGATTATCGAGGGCTCTTGCATCTTTACACAAAGCTGGACAATTACGATAAAGTAGTAGAATATGAGACAGCGTTGAATAATTGGAAAGTACTGAGATACGAGCATCAGTCCAAAGATCCCCCGATCGACCTTGAAAGACGACCACAGCCAATCGAGGATGTAATCGATACGTTCTTTTCTATGTAA
- the Pat1 gene encoding protein interacting with APP tail-1 isoform X2, with translation MMTVTSRRVNLLECFQGLIDHGIRIGEELTIRYCLLCADVSENPAVQEETINLGLRLGEFLSDAGWYMESKQVLLDCRQLCLANNTTPENWCQTLECCRRLLHVQAAYSAFEYATDTQLLALEMVNRLREAKFNDYNYAALYVEFSLLHYMKGEYDQDYRWSVAALKQLKPTLPARVTIDALRQAAKSCVIKREFQKASLLIRQALYLARQVFHTDHPVYSNVLTDYGYYLLNFDSVGNSVAMYKKALDIRKPIFGKTNLHIALAHEDLAYALYVYEYNSGKFSQASYHAGKAIDLMDKLLHRDHLLLASARRVQALIFEEVALNIASIPFSEHNLLFEAENLHIFALELAKKTFGERNVQTAKHYGNLGRLYQSMRKFEVAEEMHIKAIRIKEELLGPDDYEVGLSVGHLASLYNFHMNRYRDAEKLYYRSIAISLKLFSKSYSGLEYDYRGLLHLYTKLDNYDKVVEYETALNNWKVLRYEHQSKDPPIDLERRPQPIEDVIDTFFSM, from the exons ATGATGACGGTCACCAGTCGCCGTGTCAATTTATTAGAGTGTTTCCAA GGTCTCATAGATCATGGAATACGAATCGGAGAGGAGTTAACCATCAGATATTGCTTACTTTGCGCGGACGTTTCTGAAAATCCGGCCGTTCAGGAGGaaacaataaatcttggtttaagACTCGGTGAATTTTTGAGCGACGCCGGCTGGTATATGGAAAGCAAACAGGTCTTGTTAGACTGTCGACAATTATGCCTCGCGAATAACACCACGCCGGAAAATTGGTGTCAAACATTAGAGTGCTGTCGTAG ACTGTTGCACGTGCAAGCGGCATATTCTGCGTTCGAATACGCGACGGACACGCAGTTGCTCGCTTTGGAAATGGTAAATAGACTAAGAGAAGCAAAATTCAATGACTACAACTATGCAGCATTGTACGTTGAGTTCAGCCTCCTCCACTACATGAAAGGCGAATATGATCAGGATTACAG GTGGAGCGTGGCAGCGTTAAAACAATTGAAACCCACACTGCCTGCGCGCGTTACTATCGATGCTTTAAGACAAGCTGCAAAATCATGCGTGATTAAACGTGAATTTCAAAAAGCCAGCCTGTTGATCAGGCAGGCGCTATATCTCGCTAGACAAGTATTTCATACGGATCATCCGGTGTACAGTAACGTTCTTACAGATTATGGATATTATTTGTTAAATTTCGATAGCGTCGGCAACAGTGTAGCTATGTACAAG AAAGCACTAGACATTAGGAAACCAATATTCGGCAAAACAAATTTACATATTGCATTGGCTCACGAGGATCTAGCTTACGCCCTTTACGTATACGAGTATAATTCTGGTAAATTTTCGCAAGCAAG TTATCATGCTGGGAAAGCAATAGACTTAATGGACAAACTTTTACATCGAGATCATTTGTTGTTAGCAAGTGCAAGAAGAGTGCAAGCATTAATTTTCGAGGAAGTAGCGTTAAACATTGCGTCGATACCGTTTTCAGAACATAATTTATTATTCGAGGCTGAAAACCTTCACATTTTTGCTTTGGAATTAGCGAAAAAAACGTTCGGCGAGAGGAACGTGCAAACCGCAAAGCATTACGGAAATTTGGGACGTTTGTATCAGAGTATGAGGAAATTTGAG GTTGCTGAAGAAATGCATATTAAAGCTATACGAATTAAAGAGGAACTGTTAGGGCCAGACGATTACGAAGTTGGTCTGAGCGTAGGACATTTAGCATCGTTATATAATTTTCATATGAATCGATACAGAGATGCCGAGAAGCTATATTATCGGAGCATCGCGATCA GTTTAAAGTTGTTCAGTAAAAGCTACAGTGGTTTAGAATACGATTATCGAGGGCTCTTGCATCTTTACACAAAGCTGGACAATTACGATAAAGTAGTAGAATATGAGACAGCGTTGAATAATTGGAAAGTACTGAGATACGAGCATCAGTCCAAAGATCCCCCGATCGACCTTGAAAGACGACCACAGCCAATCGAGGATGTAATCGATACGTTCTTTTCTATGTAA